The Vibrio aphrogenes genomic interval ATTTAAAGCACCTACATTTAATGAGCTTTATTACCCTGGTTGGTCTAACCCTGATTTAAACCCTGAAGAGTCCACTAATTATGAGGTGGCTTTAGAAGGTGAGCATAATTTATTAAATTGGCGCTTGGCAGGGTTCTATAATGACATTGATAACCGTATTTCATGTCAGTCTACCTATTCGACCTGTGAGAATGATAATGTGGTGATTCAAGGTATTGAGTGGGTTGGTAATTTTCAAACAGGGCCATTATATCACCAAGTGTCTTTGGAATACCTAGATCCAGAAGATAAAGACAGCGGTCAAGATGCGGTTCGTATCGCCCGTCAAAATTACAAATGGCAAGTGGGTTATCAGGCTGACAAGTGGCAAACTAACCTGAGCTATATTTATCAAGGTAAACGTTATGATTCTGGCAATACTCGTCTAGACGCTTATAGCTTAGTGAATCTAGCCGCAAGCTATGATTTGACGCCGAACTGGGTTCTAGCGGCACGTATTGAAAACTTGTTCGATGCTGATTATGAAACAGCGGCAACCTATATCGAACCAGAAAGAACCTACTATGGTTCGATTGCTTATCAGTTCTAAGTTCTTTGCTATAGCCCTTTAGTTTATGCCTCTTCTCTATGAAGGGGCATATTTTTAAAAGTCATCCATTTCCCTTCACTCATTAAGCCGAGTATTATGCCTGCCAATAAGTTTTCATTTATTAAGTGGGTCTCGTGGATACTTCAATTAACTCAGTTCCTAAAGTTTTAGTTTTTGATTCAGGTGTCGGGGGATTATCTGTTTATCAACAAATAGAACAACGCTACCCATATTTTGATTATGTATACTTGTTTGATAATGAAGCTTACCCTTATGGTGAGTTAGCGGAAGCGATATTAATTGAGCGAGTGGTGAGCTTGGTGACGAATATAGTTGCTCAGCAGCAAGTAGATATGGTGGTGATTGCGTGTAATACGGCCAGTACCATTGTCTTGCCCTACTTAAGACAGCAATTGAGTATCCCTGTTGTTGGCGTAGTGCCTGCGATCAAACCTGCAGCTCAATTATCCAAGCAAGCCATTGGATTGATTGCCACCCCTGCGACTATTCAGCGTCCTTATACTCATCAACTCATTGATCAATTTTCGCCAGATACGGAAGTTAAACTTCTCGGTTCAACGCGCCTCGTGACTATCGCTGAAGAAAAACTACGTGGTCAGTCAGCCGATCTCAATGAATTACAGGTGATTCTTCAACCTTTACTTGGAAGTATTGATGTGGCGGTATTAGGCTGTACTCACTTCCCACTCTTGAAACAAGAAATTCAACAAGTATTCGGAGACGGGGTGAGGTTAGTGGATTCAGGAGAAGCGATTGCCAAACGAGTCGGTGGGTTATTAAAAGCGAAGGTGCAGCATGAGTCTGCCACAAAAAGACACGCTATATATAGCAGTGCCACACCTTGGGAAGGCATGGCACTGGATAAAGGCGTAGCGAACTTTGGATTTAGTCCTGTTCAGCCACTCCACTTTCAGGGTGTTTAGGATCATTTGCTACGCGAACTTTTAAGGTACGTTGCATATAATCTTTTTCGTTTAATGCAGAAATAACACTATCAGTATCGGATTCTGCCACAACCACAAAGCCAAAACCACGGCGCTTACCTGTTCGCTTATCTTTCATTAGGCGAACGGCAAACACTTCACCATATTCAGAAAATAATTGACGTACATTCGATTCATTTGCTTTGTACGGTAAGTTGCCGACATAAAGGGTTTGAGTTGAAGCTTTTTCAGAAGAATCTTGAGATTGGTTAGATGAAGATTTAGAAGTAACAACAAAAGTGGCAATCACACCAATCAAAAAGCTTCCCCAAGCGGGAATGATATCTGTTAGAGAAAAGATAACAGCGCCAATGATTGCAATCGTGATAACCGTTACGGTCGATTTATTTGAGTTCATATTTGAATACTATTAGTTGAATAAAAGAAAAGTTAAGAATACGTCTATAAAAAGCAGACTTATTGATCTTACGTTTAATAGCTAATATTTACCAACGAATTGCTGTGATACCGCTCAAATGTTTAAATTATAATCACAAAATAGTGATTTGATTTAAAAAGCAGCAGTTGAAAAATAATTTCAAAAAAACGCTTGCCAATGTGAACGATGTCTCTATAATGCGCCCTCACTGACACGGAGCACGCAGCCAAGCTGCAGCACGGGTTAGAGGTCAAAACCTTATCAATAAGGTTTGCGAAAAAAGTTTTGAAAAAGTGTTTGACACGAACTTTTAAATCGCTAAAATGGCCGCCCTGTTCAACGAGATGCGCTAAGCATTATCGATAAGAACAACGCTCTTTAACAATTTAAACCTATCAATCTGTGTGGGCACTCGTTGATGATAATCAAAAAGATTTATCAATGAACTGAGTGACCAAATCGATTATTAGTTTACTAATGATTGGCACAGTCAATTCATTATCTATCTGTTGGATAGATAATAGCTTTAAAGTTACTTCTTCTTTTTAAGAAGAATAGTTTTGAAGTCAGTATTCGTTGAGCCGGTCGCAAGACCACAAAAACTTTAATTGAAGAGTTTGATCATGGCTCAGATTGAACGCTGGCGGCAGGCCTAACACATGCAAGTCGAGCGGTAACAGGAAATAGCTTGCTATTTCGCTGACGAGCGG includes:
- the murI gene encoding glutamate racemase, which codes for MDTSINSVPKVLVFDSGVGGLSVYQQIEQRYPYFDYVYLFDNEAYPYGELAEAILIERVVSLVTNIVAQQQVDMVVIACNTASTIVLPYLRQQLSIPVVGVVPAIKPAAQLSKQAIGLIATPATIQRPYTHQLIDQFSPDTEVKLLGSTRLVTIAEEKLRGQSADLNELQVILQPLLGSIDVAVLGCTHFPLLKQEIQQVFGDGVRLVDSGEAIAKRVGGLLKAKVQHESATKRHAIYSSATPWEGMALDKGVANFGFSPVQPLHFQGV
- a CDS encoding RNA recognition motif domain-containing protein, coding for MNSNKSTVTVITIAIIGAVIFSLTDIIPAWGSFLIGVIATFVVTSKSSSNQSQDSSEKASTQTLYVGNLPYKANESNVRQLFSEYGEVFAVRLMKDKRTGKRRGFGFVVVAESDTDSVISALNEKDYMQRTLKVRVANDPKHPESGVAEQD